The nucleotide window ACTGACAGCGGGTTTGTTCTCACTGATCCTTGAACTATTCTAGTTTGAGGGAGAGCTAGAGCTTCTTTGAATGTGTGAACAGCTAAGGCGTTACCTGACTATGTGAGCAACATCTGCTAGTCAAAGTAGTCAGGCCTGACGAAATGGCTATTGGCCTTTTCCTTCATCAGCAACTTTTTCCacgtttggtggtgattggaattTGACATTCACAATAGGCACGCTTGTCGCGATAAGCTTCTAGTGATGATACGTTTCTAGAGTCCTACTAGTTTGAtatctcaaataaaaaatatataatctttACTCATATACAGATTTGCACACGATTGATTCCGCCTCTGAAATTGACGTGTTAAACATCAAGAATTGTTTACGGACTGGCTGAATGGGACACTGATGAATACAGCTCTTGTTCATTTTGCCGTTGTTTTTTTTAAGCATCGATCTGCTCATCTGCATTGGATACTTATACTTACGTCGATGGCGACCATCCATCCATGCAGGGTTTCCGGAAGGTGGCGCCGGACCGGTGGGAGTTCGCGAACGACAACTTCCGGCGAGGCGAGCAAGGCCTCCTGTCGGGCATCCGTCGCCGCAAGTCAACGACGCCGCAGTCATCCAACAAgtccggcggcagcggcggcgtgaACGTGGCGTTCCCTCCGCCGTTACCCCCTCCCCCGCCGCCTCCCGCGTCGGCCACCACGTCTGGCGGCAACGAACGCAGCTCGTCATCGGCGTCGTCGCCGCCACGGGCCGACCAGCTGACCAGCGAGAACGAGCAGCTCAAGAAGGACAACCGCACGCTGTCCACCGAGCTGGCGCAGGCGCGCCGGCACTGCGAGGAGCTGTTGGGCTTCCTCTCGCGCTTCCTCGACGTCCGTCAGCTCGACCTTCGGCTGCTCATGCAGGGAGAGGAAGACGTGCGAGCGGCGGGGGTGGCCGCCGGTGACGACGACGCACAGCAGGCACAGCGCCGCGCAGCAGTGGCCAACCTGCAGCTggagcgcggcggcggtggcgaggaGGGGAAGAGCGTGAAGCTGTTCGGCGTACTCCTCAAGGACGCCGCCGCGAGGAAGAGAGGACGGTGCGAGGAGGCGGTGGCCAGCGAGCGGCCCATCAAGATGATCAGGGTCGGCGAGCCGTGGGTCGGCGTGCCGTCGTCGGGCCCGGGGCGGTGCGGCGGCGAGAATTAAGGTATGGTTGATGCACCATGGCCGGCAGTGACATTGCCAGCTTTACAGCGAGCGCGTGTTCATGCATGCTTTTGTCCGTGTTTGCATTTATCATCCAAGGAGGTGAGGTTGATGGCAAGGATATATAATTCCATCGATCGATCAAGTAACCAAAGCCAGTGCTGTGGTAAAACTGTGAAGACAGAACACAGGACACATGAGATAGGCGTAACCCAAAAAATAATTATGGGATGCTTTGGAGGTAGCAAGATTGAAAGTAGAGATGAGTATTTCACTCAAAAAAAAGTATAGATGAGTAAAACGGGCTATAATGAGCCCATATGTTCAGAATGGAACATTATCGTTTTCAAATGTTTTGTTTAAACCTTTTATTTTAGTACTTGTTTGACTGCATTTCAATCCGTCTTAATTTTATATGGATTAAGAGGAATTAGAGTGGACAATTAATCACCTCAATTCCTCTCCAACTCATATAGATTAGAGTGCAGCCAAACAAAACTTTTATACTATTTGCAACTCCAGTTGATTCTTACGTTCGAAGGTACAACAAAATGAAAGGGATGTGTCGCTTTTACAGCCGCTATAACTatcttatctttttattattaatTAGAGGCCACTCGACCATTACAAATTACTCCCTTGGTtctttaaataaatcaatttctcgAGTTATCTTACGTCAAATCTTTTAAAATATtattaaatttatagaaaagatcatAAGATTTTTTTacaccaaattagtatcattagattagatataacaaaaaatattttcataatatgctcATTCGGTGTCACAAAATATTTGtactttttttttataatttcgaTCAAACGTAAAAAAAAATCTAACTCAAAATAACTCTAGGAATCGATTTATTCAGAGACTGAGGGAATAGATACCTAATCACTTGGTTCCATCATAACTTGTCCTACAATTCTCACTCAAAAACCCACACACCAAATAGGAAATATGAATTCACCCTAACTCCCACTCTTATTTCCCTACTCAAATCAAACAAGATATTGGAATTAAAAGTCCAATCCACTACTTAATTCCCTTCACCAACTCTGACCACTAATTTCCGTGCTTCTTCCCTCATATTTTCCAAACGCGCCACAAAGATACTCTGGTCAACCTTCAACTCAATAAAATTAGAGATTTACTACGCTGCACTACTTATGTAGAGTTAGTGAGTTACTGATAAATTTGCAAACAACAATCAAGCTCTGGAATCTCAAAGACC belongs to Miscanthus floridulus cultivar M001 chromosome 4, ASM1932011v1, whole genome shotgun sequence and includes:
- the LOC136549897 gene encoding heat stress transcription factor B-1-like, coding for MEEAAAASKSSGGGPAPFLTKTHQMVEERATDEVISWAEQGRSFVVWKPVELARDLLPLHFKHCNFSSFVRQLNTYGFRKVAPDRWEFANDNFRRGEQGLLSGIRRRKSTTPQSSNKSGGSGGVNVAFPPPLPPPPPPPASATTSGGNERSSSSASSPPRADQLTSENEQLKKDNRTLSTELAQARRHCEELLGFLSRFLDVRQLDLRLLMQGEEDVRAAGVAAGDDDAQQAQRRAAVANLQLERGGGGEEGKSVKLFGVLLKDAAARKRGRCEEAVASERPIKMIRVGEPWVGVPSSGPGRCGGEN